A genome region from Cerasicoccus sp. TK19100 includes the following:
- a CDS encoding phospholipase D-like domain-containing protein: MADLAQIGSALRQTLADGKISRSELQAVRALLRDAELDARELAILRAKIFDLARDQLNADNALALIDWLEDASKTVLEIQRKPTQRIDSSAYFSPGDDCLNAIIGSICGARRTLDICVFTITDDRIVEAIREAGQRRVAVRIITDNDKARDAGSDIARMSRSGLAIKVDLAPDHMHHKFALIDGERLLTGSYNWTRSAASHNQENLLITNDPDAVKAYTVEFVKLWGALADY, encoded by the coding sequence ATGGCCGACCTCGCGCAGATCGGGTCCGCCTTGCGGCAGACCTTGGCCGATGGCAAAATCTCCCGCAGTGAGCTGCAGGCGGTGCGCGCGCTGTTGCGCGATGCCGAGCTGGACGCGCGCGAGTTGGCGATTTTGCGTGCGAAAATCTTCGACCTCGCCCGTGATCAGCTAAACGCAGACAACGCCCTGGCGCTGATCGACTGGCTGGAGGACGCGAGCAAGACCGTGCTGGAAATCCAGCGCAAGCCAACGCAGCGCATCGATAGCAGCGCGTATTTTAGCCCCGGCGACGACTGCCTCAATGCGATCATTGGCAGCATCTGTGGTGCCCGCCGCACGCTGGATATTTGCGTATTCACGATCACCGATGACCGCATCGTGGAGGCCATCCGCGAGGCCGGGCAACGGCGCGTGGCGGTACGGATCATCACGGATAATGACAAGGCGCGCGATGCCGGTTCGGACATTGCCCGTATGTCGCGCAGCGGACTGGCGATCAAGGTCGACTTGGCCCCCGACCACATGCACCACAAGTTTGCCCTGATCGACGGCGAGCGCCTGCTGACTGGCAGCTACAATTGGACCCGCAGCGCCGCATCTCACAATCAGGAGAATTTGCTCATCACCAATGACCCGGATGCGGTCAAAGCCTACACCGTGGAGTTTGTGAAGCTGTGGGGCGCGTTGGCGGATTATTGA
- the thiS gene encoding sulfur carrier protein ThiS — protein sequence MINITANGETFSLAAGTALPDFLAERGQAPERVVVERNGEALTQSEAKAATLENGDVLEIVRIVAGG from the coding sequence ATGATTAACATCACCGCCAACGGAGAAACTTTTTCCCTCGCAGCCGGCACGGCGTTGCCGGACTTCCTCGCCGAGCGCGGGCAGGCACCGGAGCGCGTGGTCGTCGAGCGCAATGGCGAGGCGTTGACCCAGTCTGAGGCCAAGGCCGCGACCCTTGAAAACGGCGACGTGCTGGAGATTGTCCGCATCGTTGCGGGTGGTTAA
- the thiH gene encoding 2-iminoacetate synthase ThiH: MSTPRKYHECQDAPVGTFSEAFARLPLERLAEQSRQADLARVDAVLRRGQARTLEDFAALISPAAGERIEQMAAHSQRITQRFFGKAVRLFAPMYLSNECVNVCKYCGFSRHNDIPRITIPVSKVVEQAERLARQGFRSLLLVAGEHPKWVSNGYVAECIKRTLPIMPAVSIELGPMEAPDYAHLVEAGAEALLVYQETYYQPTYEELHTAGPKKYFAWRMDTPERGYEAGFRRLGIGALLGLHDWRYEALAVAAHAQHLLRKCWKAQVSVSLPRMRPAAGGWQPNTDYLMSDRELVQTIAALRMLLPHVGITISTREPPSLRNGIVPLGVTLMSAGASTEPGGYDHFDENQWTPTKEQPGEQFHIADERSPAQIAAMIRSHGYEAVWKDFDQALVTDPSRELAPA; the protein is encoded by the coding sequence ATGTCCACACCACGAAAATACCACGAATGCCAGGATGCGCCGGTCGGAACGTTTTCCGAGGCCTTTGCGCGGCTGCCGTTGGAGCGGCTTGCCGAGCAATCGCGGCAGGCAGATTTGGCGAGGGTAGACGCCGTGTTGCGGCGCGGGCAGGCGCGCACGCTAGAGGACTTTGCCGCGCTGATTTCTCCCGCCGCCGGTGAGCGTATCGAGCAGATGGCCGCGCATTCGCAGCGCATCACGCAGCGGTTCTTTGGGAAGGCGGTGCGGCTATTTGCGCCGATGTATCTCTCCAACGAGTGCGTGAACGTTTGTAAGTATTGTGGCTTTTCGCGGCACAACGACATCCCGCGAATTACCATTCCGGTGAGCAAGGTGGTGGAGCAGGCCGAGCGTCTGGCGCGGCAAGGATTTCGCTCGCTGCTCCTGGTCGCGGGCGAGCATCCCAAGTGGGTGTCCAACGGCTACGTGGCCGAGTGCATTAAGCGCACTTTGCCCATCATGCCGGCGGTGAGCATCGAGCTCGGCCCGATGGAGGCACCCGACTACGCGCACCTGGTTGAGGCCGGTGCTGAGGCGCTGCTCGTTTACCAGGAAACGTATTACCAGCCGACCTATGAGGAGCTCCACACGGCGGGCCCGAAGAAGTATTTTGCCTGGCGGATGGACACGCCCGAGCGCGGTTACGAGGCCGGTTTCCGCCGCCTCGGCATCGGCGCGTTGTTGGGCCTGCATGACTGGCGTTATGAGGCGCTGGCCGTCGCCGCCCACGCCCAGCACCTGCTCCGCAAATGCTGGAAAGCGCAAGTTTCCGTGAGCCTGCCGCGCATGCGCCCGGCCGCTGGTGGCTGGCAGCCAAACACCGATTATTTAATGAGCGACCGCGAGCTCGTGCAAACGATCGCCGCGCTGCGCATGCTGCTGCCCCACGTGGGCATCACGATCTCCACCCGCGAGCCCCCGTCTTTGCGCAATGGCATTGTCCCCTTGGGCGTGACGCTGATGAGCGCCGGTGCCTCGACCGAGCCCGGCGGCTACGACCACTTTGACGAAAACCAGTGGACGCCGACCAAGGAGCAACCCGGCGAGCAATTCCACATTGCCGATGAACGTTCCCCGGCGCAAATCGCGGCCATGATCCGCAGCCACGGCTATGAGGCGGTGTGGAAGGACTTCGACCAGGCACTGGTCACGGATCCCTCGCGTGAGCTGGCCCCGGCATGA
- a CDS encoding thiazole synthase has protein sequence MSQTLSNEPLVIAGREFPSRLLVGTGKFASNELMRDALRDCGTGLVTVALKRANLSDKADPFADILDFLEPDRYLVLPNTAGAMNAEEAVRLARLSAAAGLPKWVKLEIHPDPNYLLPDPIETFKAAEILVKEGWTVMPYINADPVLAARLQDIGCATVMPLGSPIGSNKGLETRAQIEIIIEQARVPVVVDAGIGAPSHAAAAMEMGADAVLVNTAIAVASNPSKMGQAFAVAVDAGRAAYEMGLGPTSDTAKATSPLTAFLG, from the coding sequence ATGTCTCAAACACTTTCCAACGAACCTTTGGTCATTGCCGGGCGCGAGTTTCCTAGCCGGTTGCTCGTCGGCACGGGTAAATTTGCTTCGAACGAGCTCATGCGCGACGCGCTGCGCGACTGTGGCACGGGCCTCGTCACGGTGGCGCTCAAGCGGGCGAACTTGTCCGACAAGGCGGATCCGTTCGCCGACATCCTCGACTTCCTGGAGCCCGACCGCTACCTCGTGCTGCCCAATACCGCCGGCGCGATGAACGCCGAGGAGGCGGTCCGCCTGGCCCGACTCTCCGCCGCCGCTGGTCTGCCCAAGTGGGTGAAGCTCGAGATCCACCCGGACCCGAATTACCTGCTGCCCGACCCGATTGAAACGTTCAAAGCGGCGGAAATCCTCGTCAAGGAGGGCTGGACCGTCATGCCTTATATCAACGCCGATCCTGTTCTCGCTGCGCGCCTTCAGGACATCGGTTGCGCCACGGTCATGCCGCTGGGCTCGCCGATCGGCAGCAACAAGGGCCTCGAAACCCGGGCGCAGATCGAAATCATTATCGAACAAGCCCGTGTCCCCGTGGTGGTCGATGCTGGCATCGGCGCGCCGTCCCACGCCGCCGCTGCGATGGAAATGGGTGCCGACGCAGTTCTCGTCAACACCGCCATCGCCGTGGCCAGCAATCCCTCCAAAATGGGCCAGGCCTTCGCGGTCGCCGTCGACGCCGGTCGCGCTGCCTACGAAATGGGCCTCGGCCCCACCTCCGACACCGCTAAGGCCACCAGCCCGCTGACGGCGTTTTTGGGGTAG
- a CDS encoding phosphodiester glycosidase family protein, with the protein MSPCRLLVFLLLGICTALGLPAESKLTALEYQHLEIEQDGQNAKLDLCLFDPSAIKLRVMDNINHLGLPRTQKLAYAMSKGTYVAGVNGGFYAVSAYTPYGQQISNGVRTEAFIPDNWMKGVIQVKDDQLSLIHRDDFEDSESITQLLQSGPWLIYDGKIPGEGLGKDRYHTRSFIAYGRDGRWLIGICDTASLLGLAEILQSDAVREHIDIERALNLDGGPSSGFWMRKPGGGIVNIPEISTVRNYIGLYR; encoded by the coding sequence ATGTCCCCTTGTCGCCTCCTTGTTTTCCTGCTACTTGGCATCTGCACGGCGCTAGGCCTGCCCGCCGAAAGCAAACTAACCGCGCTGGAGTATCAGCACCTCGAGATCGAACAGGACGGCCAAAACGCCAAGCTGGACCTCTGCTTGTTCGATCCGTCCGCGATCAAACTGCGCGTCATGGACAACATCAACCACCTCGGCCTGCCCCGCACCCAGAAACTCGCCTATGCGATGTCCAAAGGCACCTATGTTGCGGGCGTCAATGGCGGGTTTTACGCTGTCAGCGCCTACACCCCCTACGGCCAGCAAATCAGCAACGGCGTGCGCACCGAAGCGTTCATTCCGGACAACTGGATGAAGGGCGTCATCCAAGTAAAGGACGATCAGCTGTCCCTGATCCACCGCGACGATTTCGAAGACTCAGAATCCATCACCCAGCTCCTGCAGTCCGGCCCTTGGCTTATCTACGATGGCAAAATTCCCGGCGAAGGTCTGGGCAAAGACCGCTACCACACACGGTCCTTCATCGCCTACGGCCGCGACGGCCGCTGGTTGATTGGTATTTGCGACACAGCCAGCCTCCTTGGCTTGGCCGAGATTCTGCAGTCCGACGCCGTACGCGAGCACATCGATATCGAGCGCGCCCTCAATCTGGACGGCGGCCCATCATCCGGGTTTTGGATGCGCAAGCCCGGCGGCGGAATCGTCAACATCCCGGAAATTTCAACCGTGCGCAATTACATCGGGCTGTATCGCTAG
- a CDS encoding REP-associated tyrosine transposase produces the protein MKIPDFKRKKLDHASPDWVAEDSIYFITINTDPPGRNQLANPDTATAVFEAAKFYHQGNRWYVHLLLLMPDHLHALLTFNHRDFKSSRLIQAWKSYLAKNQAIIWQDRFFDHRIRSDEEYVLKADYIRKNPLRADLIAKDESWPFCWHADSFRS, from the coding sequence TTGAAAATACCGGACTTCAAGCGTAAGAAGCTAGACCACGCGTCGCCGGATTGGGTTGCGGAAGACAGTATATACTTCATCACGATTAATACTGACCCGCCTGGTCGAAACCAGCTTGCGAATCCAGATACCGCAACTGCTGTCTTCGAAGCGGCGAAGTTCTATCATCAGGGAAATCGCTGGTATGTTCATTTACTGCTACTGATGCCCGATCATTTACATGCGTTACTTACGTTCAACCACCGCGATTTTAAATCTAGTCGCCTAATTCAAGCTTGGAAGTCTTACCTAGCCAAAAATCAGGCAATCATATGGCAGGACCGGTTTTTCGACCATCGCATTCGGAGTGATGAGGAATATGTGCTGAAGGCAGACTACATCCGCAAAAATCCATTGCGGGCTGATCTGATAGCTAAAGATGAATCGTGGCCTTTCTGCTGGCACGCCGATAGCTTTCGTTCCTAG
- a CDS encoding ABC-F family ATP-binding cassette domain-containing protein, translating into MITLRDIKLRFGARPIFGGMTSTITARDRIGLVGSNGQGKSTLIRVLMGEQELDGGAVEKASYVTLGHLPQDGLAVKGRSLRDEAMTAFENVLDIQRKVDAASARLQELDPANNEYAETLEVIGALEHHLQDAEAHKLPSRVERVLLGLGFEMADLDRDCGEFSGGWQMRIAMAKLLLREPSLLLLDEPTNHLDLDSLTWIEQYLKSYEGALMIVSHDRAFLDSLTTRTWALSQGRLENYNGNYSFFEKESVLRRDALKRSAENQQKQIAETERFIERFRAKNTKAAQVQSRIKALEKIERIEIEDEEATVAFSLPPAPHCGQVVLELQGVEKRYGDLEIYRNLDLKLERGDRIAIVGRNGAGKSTLARILAGVEPIQAGVREVGYQVQVAYFAQHQAEELDPTSDALSIAEAAAPQGQGRRARTLLGAFLFTGDDVFKKVKVLSGGEKNRLALAKMLLQPFNCLILDEPTNHLDMRSKEVLQQALREFDGTLIIVSHDRSFLDPLAEKTLEISRDGARMFAGNISYYLEKIAAEREAEQAAAAQNKYAAGAKSSSQGQPSNSPTSEPSNLSPKERRQLVAERNRQLAPLKKKCDKLEADIATMEAEYGELETAMMDPAFFKQGAETKEKMDRYESLKRNIERAYADWESAQEQIAGLEG; encoded by the coding sequence ATGATCACCCTGCGAGACATTAAGCTGCGCTTTGGCGCCCGCCCGATCTTTGGCGGCATGACCAGCACGATCACCGCGCGTGACCGCATTGGCCTCGTCGGCTCCAACGGGCAGGGCAAGTCTACCCTCATTCGCGTGCTCATGGGCGAGCAGGAGCTCGATGGTGGCGCGGTTGAGAAAGCCAGCTACGTAACCCTCGGCCATCTGCCGCAAGACGGGCTCGCCGTGAAAGGCCGCTCGCTCCGCGACGAAGCCATGACCGCGTTTGAGAACGTGCTCGACATCCAGCGCAAGGTCGACGCCGCCAGCGCGCGCCTGCAGGAGCTCGACCCCGCCAACAACGAATACGCCGAAACGCTGGAGGTCATCGGCGCGCTGGAGCACCATTTGCAGGACGCCGAGGCGCACAAACTGCCCTCCCGCGTGGAGCGCGTGCTGCTGGGCCTGGGTTTCGAAATGGCCGATCTGGATCGTGACTGCGGGGAATTTTCCGGCGGCTGGCAAATGCGAATCGCCATGGCCAAGCTGCTCCTGCGTGAGCCCTCGCTACTGCTACTCGACGAGCCGACGAACCACCTGGACCTCGATTCGCTCACCTGGATTGAGCAATATTTAAAGAGCTACGAAGGGGCGCTGATGATCGTTTCCCACGACCGCGCCTTCCTCGACAGCCTGACGACGCGCACTTGGGCGCTCAGCCAGGGCCGGCTCGAAAATTACAACGGCAACTACTCGTTCTTTGAAAAAGAGAGCGTGCTGCGCCGCGATGCGCTCAAGCGGTCCGCCGAGAACCAGCAAAAGCAAATCGCCGAGACCGAGCGCTTCATCGAGCGCTTCCGCGCCAAGAACACCAAGGCCGCCCAAGTGCAAAGCCGCATCAAGGCCCTAGAGAAAATCGAGCGCATTGAGATCGAAGACGAGGAGGCCACGGTCGCCTTCAGCCTGCCGCCCGCGCCGCACTGCGGGCAAGTCGTGCTGGAGCTGCAGGGCGTGGAAAAGCGCTACGGTGACCTGGAAATTTACCGCAATCTCGACCTCAAGCTGGAGCGCGGGGACCGCATCGCCATCGTCGGCCGCAATGGCGCGGGTAAGTCTACCCTGGCGCGCATCCTCGCTGGCGTGGAGCCGATTCAGGCCGGCGTGCGCGAGGTTGGCTACCAGGTGCAGGTGGCGTATTTCGCGCAGCATCAGGCCGAGGAGCTTGACCCGACGTCGGACGCCCTATCCATCGCTGAGGCCGCCGCGCCGCAGGGGCAGGGCCGCCGTGCGCGGACGTTGCTCGGCGCGTTTCTCTTCACTGGTGACGACGTCTTTAAAAAGGTCAAGGTGCTCAGCGGCGGTGAGAAAAACCGCCTCGCCCTCGCCAAGATGCTGCTCCAGCCCTTCAATTGCCTGATCCTCGACGAGCCGACGAACCACCTGGACATGCGCTCCAAGGAAGTGCTCCAGCAGGCGCTGCGGGAGTTTGACGGCACGTTGATCATCGTTTCGCACGACCGCTCGTTTCTGGACCCGCTGGCCGAAAAGACGCTGGAGATCAGCCGCGACGGTGCCCGGATGTTCGCGGGCAATATTAGCTACTATTTAGAGAAAATCGCCGCCGAACGCGAAGCCGAGCAGGCCGCCGCTGCGCAAAACAAATACGCCGCCGGTGCCAAGTCCTCCTCCCAGGGCCAACCTTCAAACTCCCCCACCTCCGAACCTTCGAACCTCTCCCCCAAAGAGCGCCGCCAACTCGTCGCCGAGCGCAATCGCCAGCTGGCCCCGCTCAAGAAAAAGTGCGACAAGCTCGAAGCCGACATCGCCACCATGGAGGCCGAATACGGCGAGCTGGAGACGGCGATGATGGACCCCGCATTCTTCAAGCAAGGCGCCGAAACCAAGGAAAAGATGGACCGCTACGAATCCCTCAAGCGCAACATCGAGCGCGCCTACGCCGACTGGGAATCCGCCCAGGAACAGATCGCCGGGCTGGAGGGCTAG
- a CDS encoding ABC transporter ATP-binding protein, whose translation MSKFDLSNPFEGRDLRDLMWKSKGLFKNYLFWRILSVVAVVPFPLITQQVIDKGLGGKDLMLCLQLASVSLSLLCVHIFAMVKAVRQLSGNSQALTNSMRGRIFAKLQWMHFGFLDSTQTGRLLSKYAFDTQNVEMALVPMVSTVIPELFRSALLITALGFMNPWLLLFISLALPPVIITRVVFMKRLRLSNERVRRAREKLTGHANEFISAIRLVRGFGQEKPVEENMGSISGNYADRRRTQMELNQTFGWVVFSMFATIEILAVAMGSILVLHDQLTLGALVAMVGSLPVILAPAQVLAQFNLQYMQGQEAYRSIKELVDSGYVEHWKGQEKPEPLRANIELNNVSFKYDRAERYAIRDMNLKIKPGQHVAFVGSSGSGKSTMVNLILGLYPPTEGEIRVDGIPQEELAIRWFRRHCAIVMQDNLLISGSVADNLRFAKPSATHEEVVHAAKVANAWDFIQDMPQGLETKVGERGVALSGGQRQRIAIARAVLRDPVLLILDEATSALDNESEHIVQEALERVAQNRTTITIAHRLSTVRKADLIVVLNQGQVVEMGPYKELSTKKGGAFADLLSMQER comes from the coding sequence ATGAGTAAATTCGACCTATCTAACCCGTTTGAGGGCCGCGACCTGCGCGACCTCATGTGGAAAAGCAAAGGGCTTTTCAAAAACTATCTCTTCTGGCGCATCTTGAGTGTCGTTGCCGTTGTGCCATTTCCCCTGATCACTCAGCAGGTGATCGACAAGGGCCTGGGCGGCAAAGATCTGATGCTCTGCCTGCAATTGGCCAGCGTCTCCCTGAGCCTGCTGTGCGTCCATATCTTTGCCATGGTCAAGGCCGTCCGTCAGCTCTCGGGCAACTCCCAGGCGTTGACCAATTCCATGCGCGGCCGCATCTTTGCCAAGCTGCAGTGGATGCACTTTGGCTTCCTGGACAGCACTCAGACCGGGCGACTGCTCTCCAAATACGCCTTCGACACGCAAAACGTGGAAATGGCGCTCGTGCCAATGGTCTCCACCGTGATCCCCGAGCTATTCCGCTCGGCGCTGCTGATCACGGCGCTCGGCTTCATGAACCCGTGGCTGCTGCTGTTTATCTCACTGGCCTTGCCACCGGTGATCATCACGCGCGTGGTCTTCATGAAGCGCCTGCGCTTGTCCAACGAGCGCGTCCGCCGGGCCCGGGAAAAACTGACCGGCCATGCCAACGAATTTATCTCCGCCATCCGACTGGTCCGTGGCTTCGGCCAGGAAAAGCCCGTCGAGGAAAACATGGGCTCGATCAGCGGCAACTACGCCGACCGCCGCCGCACGCAAATGGAGCTCAACCAGACCTTTGGCTGGGTAGTGTTTTCCATGTTCGCGACCATCGAAATCCTTGCGGTGGCAATGGGCTCGATCCTCGTGCTGCATGACCAGCTGACCCTCGGCGCGCTGGTGGCCATGGTCGGCTCACTGCCGGTCATTTTAGCGCCGGCGCAGGTGCTGGCGCAGTTTAACCTGCAATACATGCAGGGCCAGGAAGCCTACCGCTCGATCAAGGAGCTGGTGGACTCCGGCTACGTCGAGCACTGGAAGGGCCAGGAAAAGCCCGAGCCACTGCGCGCCAACATCGAGCTGAACAACGTCTCCTTTAAATACGACCGCGCCGAGCGCTACGCGATTCGCGACATGAATCTCAAGATCAAGCCCGGCCAGCACGTGGCCTTTGTCGGCTCCAGCGGCTCGGGTAAGAGCACCATGGTCAACCTGATCCTCGGCTTGTATCCCCCGACCGAGGGCGAAATCCGCGTCGACGGCATTCCGCAGGAAGAGCTGGCCATCCGCTGGTTCCGCCGCCACTGCGCGATCGTCATGCAGGACAACTTGCTCATCTCGGGCTCCGTGGCGGATAATTTGCGCTTCGCCAAGCCAAGCGCCACGCACGAGGAGGTCGTTCACGCCGCCAAGGTCGCCAACGCGTGGGACTTTATTCAAGATATGCCGCAGGGCTTGGAAACCAAAGTCGGCGAACGCGGCGTCGCGCTCTCCGGCGGACAACGCCAGCGCATCGCCATCGCCCGCGCCGTGCTGCGCGACCCGGTGCTGCTGATCCTCGACGAGGCCACCAGCGCGCTCGACAACGAGAGCGAGCACATCGTGCAGGAGGCATTGGAACGCGTCGCCCAGAACCGCACCACGATCACCATCGCCCACCGCCTGAGCACCGTCCGCAAGGCCGACCTCATCGTGGTCCTCAACCAGGGCCAAGTCGTCGAAATGGGTCCTTACAAGGAGCTCTCTACGAAGAAGGGTGGCGCCTTTGCCGACCTGCTATCCATGCAGGAGCGGTAG
- a CDS encoding VIT1/CCC1 transporter family protein: MPSPEMHRSDRIGWLRAAVLGANDGILSTASIVVGVASANSSREAILVAGLAAMVAGAMSMAAGEYVSVFSQADTEQADLELEKRELAIHPAEEMSELAQIYEKRGLDKELAMKVARQLMAKDALGAHARDELGITDLATARPLQAAFSSAAAFAAGALAPLLTAFIAQGQALVWVVSVVSLISLAMLGGIAAKAGGAPVGRAALRVTFWGALAMIVTGVIGHWFGVSG, from the coding sequence ATGCCCTCTCCGGAAATGCATCGTAGTGATCGAATTGGCTGGTTGCGCGCCGCCGTGCTTGGTGCCAACGACGGCATTTTATCGACCGCGAGCATCGTCGTGGGTGTGGCCTCGGCCAACAGCAGCCGCGAGGCGATTTTGGTGGCGGGCCTGGCGGCCATGGTAGCGGGCGCGATGTCGATGGCGGCGGGCGAGTATGTCTCCGTTTTTTCGCAGGCCGACACCGAGCAGGCGGACCTGGAGCTCGAAAAACGCGAGCTGGCGATCCACCCCGCCGAGGAGATGTCGGAGCTGGCTCAAATCTACGAAAAGCGCGGTCTTGATAAAGAGTTGGCCATGAAAGTCGCGCGCCAACTGATGGCAAAGGACGCACTCGGCGCGCATGCGCGGGACGAGCTTGGCATCACCGATCTTGCCACGGCGCGGCCCTTGCAGGCGGCCTTTTCTTCGGCGGCAGCATTTGCCGCCGGCGCGTTGGCCCCGCTGCTCACGGCGTTCATCGCCCAAGGGCAGGCGTTGGTCTGGGTGGTGTCCGTGGTGTCGTTGATCAGCTTGGCGATGCTGGGTGGCATCGCGGCCAAGGCGGGCGGCGCGCCGGTGGGCCGCGCTGCGCTGCGGGTGACGTTTTGGGGCGCACTGGCGATGATTGTCACCGGCGTCATCGGCCATTGGTTTGGCGTGAGCGGGTAG
- a CDS encoding transporter substrate-binding domain-containing protein, with translation MKQLLILITCLIVCTGLFAQDEAPAPAEKKKLIVATKDAPPFAFKDPSGEWTGITIEMWDAIAKKLGYDYELTEDSLEGVLRSVSSGKADIGAAAISVTAERAQIMDFTHTYYGSALGIATSYQRTDIWSQLFSRLFTWNFLKALFALIVVLLIAGALVWVFERKRNPEHFGGKPMHGLGAAFWWSAVTMTTVGYGDKAPATPAGRVVGLVWMFTSIIIISGMTGAIATALTVGSLTPRVKGPQDLHKVEVGTIQSSVADGYLKSIGVNPTYYNSVQEGLQAVDDEAIGAFVNDHAIIGYWAGKDFAGDVDVLRDTFEPSYLALAMPLDSEHQREIDLALLEFIQTPAWDAILAKYRAAQ, from the coding sequence ATGAAGCAGCTACTTATTTTAATCACCTGCCTGATTGTTTGCACTGGCCTCTTTGCCCAAGACGAGGCACCCGCGCCAGCCGAAAAGAAGAAGCTTATCGTCGCCACCAAGGATGCCCCGCCCTTTGCCTTTAAGGACCCCAGCGGCGAGTGGACCGGCATCACGATCGAGATGTGGGACGCCATTGCCAAGAAGCTCGGCTACGATTACGAGCTGACCGAAGACTCGCTGGAGGGCGTCCTGCGCTCGGTTTCCTCGGGCAAGGCCGATATCGGTGCCGCAGCGATTTCCGTAACGGCGGAGCGCGCGCAGATCATGGATTTCACCCACACGTATTACGGCTCGGCGCTCGGCATCGCCACCTCCTACCAGCGCACCGACATCTGGTCGCAGCTCTTCTCGCGGTTGTTTACGTGGAATTTCCTCAAAGCTCTCTTCGCGCTGATTGTGGTGCTGCTGATCGCCGGCGCACTCGTGTGGGTCTTTGAACGCAAGCGCAACCCCGAGCACTTTGGCGGCAAGCCAATGCATGGCCTCGGCGCGGCATTCTGGTGGTCGGCGGTGACGATGACCACCGTAGGCTACGGTGATAAAGCACCGGCAACGCCAGCCGGGCGCGTCGTTGGCCTGGTCTGGATGTTCACCTCGATCATCATCATTTCCGGCATGACGGGGGCCATCGCCACAGCCCTCACCGTCGGCTCGCTGACCCCGCGCGTCAAAGGCCCGCAAGACCTGCACAAGGTCGAGGTCGGCACGATCCAAAGCTCCGTCGCCGACGGGTATTTGAAGTCCATCGGTGTGAATCCTACTTATTACAATAGCGTGCAGGAAGGCCTCCAGGCCGTGGACGACGAAGCCATCGGCGCCTTCGTCAACGACCACGCCATCATCGGCTATTGGGCGGGCAAAGACTTCGCGGGCGATGTGGATGTGCTGCGCGACACCTTCGAGCCCAGCTACCTTGCCCTGGCCATGCCGCTCGACAGCGAGCATCAGCGCGAGATCGACCTGGCCCTCTTGGAGTTTATCCAGACACCAGCGTGGGACGCGATTCTGGCCAAGTATCGCGCGGCGCAATAA